In the Salvia miltiorrhiza cultivar Shanhuang (shh) chromosome 8, IMPLAD_Smil_shh, whole genome shotgun sequence genome, CGATCAGATATTGATCGAGTAAATTTACTATTGAGACTAGAATTTCTTCAGGTCTACTCATTTAATGAGAcgaattaaatataattagttCCAATATCAACGATTTTATATCTAGAAGCAAccatttttcaaatttaaaagtaagaaattaattttattatttttatctattttggttaattttaaaaaaaatgcctCCCAACATGAAGAAGAGAATAAATGTCTCCTAATTTagcttataattttttaaatgctTAGTGTATGACGTAAAATGGAAACTATTATTgatcttaaaaataaataaaaaaacgcAACTTGATGCTTGGAATGACCATGGGGAGTTAAGAAATCATAATTAGTTTTCTCTaaaaaggaacaaaaaaaaaaaagaaatcaaagcaattttatttattgtttagaaaaggaaaaaaaaatggtgatgTATGATAAAACAATCCATTCCAATCTCCGCAAAAACCCTAGCTCCAACGAAAAACCACCCAGGCGGAACAGAACACGAAAGCGAAAAAAAGAGAGCATGGAAATTGCAGAAGAAATGGAGATAGAAGAGAAAACTCCAACTCCTAGTCCAAGCAATTTCAAGAGATTTGGGCTAAAAAACTCAATACAAACCAACTTCGGTGATGATTACGTCTTCGAAATTGTTGCCAAGTACGATTATCGCCTCAATTTCTTCCTTTACAAATTTCTTCCTGCTATTTACTAACTATTGTTTGAAGTTGCTAAGAGAATCGTTTGAATTGAATTTCTCAGAGACGATTGGACGTCGATTGCTGTCTCGCTTTCTACGAATGCGGTGAAGTTATACTCGCCGCAGACGGGACAGTACCTTGGTGAATGCAGTGGTCATTCTTCAACGATCAATAAGATTTCCTTCGCAGGACCGTCGTCTCCGCACGTTTTATATTCCTGTTCGTCCGATTCTACGATCAGAGCTTGGGATTCCAGGTCTTTTCAGCAGGTTTATAACGGTCTCGCAATCTTCGGATGCATTTTCTAATTTTACTGACGGTGAAATGAGCGTTGTTTcttttgaataataattttttaatagcTAACTCGTTGCCTAGAACAGTGCGATATCAGCTTCTATGCGAAACTAAGGGTTTCTGTGgttaaatgttttattttttgaaggGGATTTCTGTGATAGCATGCTAAATGTTCACCGCACATCATTTTGGTCAAGTACACCTTTTGGTTTGGGACTGTAACAATGTGGTCTGCAATGCAGGTGGCTTGCATAAGCGCAGGCCCGTCTGAGGAGGTATTTAGCTTTTCATTTGGCGGGGCTGATGGTAATCTCATTGCAGCAGGATGTAATTCTCAGGTATTATCCTTGTAGAGATTCGAAGGGCGTGTGTAATGTATATAGTAACATCATCCTGGAAAGTATAAACATCTTAGTAATCAGTTCATATGTTTATGTCAAGTTATGTGTGGTTTACTAGCTAGACTGGTCCCATCCgacttttattttcttaaataaataaatgatttttACTTGAATTTGTCGATCAAGGAGGTTGATAGTATTGCTTATGGTGTTTTTCCTTTATTCATATACTGAATATTCGTTGCTATTCACTGCTTGGCTAAATCCAGATTCTTGTATGGGATTGGAGGACAATGAAACAGACTGCATGCTTGGAGGAATCTCACATGGAAGACGTTACTCAGGTGATTTTATGCATTTGCTTTCTTGACCAGGCAGAAGTAGCAGGTAATAAAACACAAATAAATGATGTAGCAGCTTGACCTAGATTTTTCCGTCAAAGGAAAGGGAGAGAGTTAGAGGAGGAAAGAACACCAGCAATCTGTCTATCACTAATACGCAGACTGGCTTGATAAAGATGAACTGAGCAGTGTCCATAAACGATTACGTGCTTCGGACTCTACTGGGGAATAGAAGCATGGATAACTTTGATCAGATTATAGCCACATctatgctaatttccatccaggAGAAGATTAACCTGTGATTTTCTAACCTTCTGTGTACTGGCATTTTCTTCCTTTCCTTGAATGGAATGTGGAGAAAACATCGTAAAAGAATTTGTGGGAACTAAGTTATCGACTGCCACATTGCTTTTCAGATAGGACAGTGTAAAATATGCTTTCTGGCAGGTGAAACTTGAATTTCTAGGCCCTTTGTATGTTTTGGAATGCTGCTTCTGCTCTCTCTCTGATTTGAATTTGGGGTAGCGAGTGTTaatttttttggcaatatttCTATGGACTTCTCACTTAAGATAGGCAACACCTGCAGGTCCACTTTGTCCCAGGGCATCAAAACAAGCTTCTTTCTGCTTCTGTTGATGGATTAATGTGTCTGTTTGACACCAGTGGAGAAATAAATGATGATGACCACATGGTGTCAGTAAGTGAGATAATCATCTTTAGTTTCTGTTACTTATTCTGCATGCTTACTTGTTAACTTTCTTCATTTCTGCTATGCATGTTAGTAACCTACTTTGTCTCGATTGACTTGGTGTTAGGCCATCTCATTTGCTGTACTTAAGTCATGTGTTAGTATATTTGAAGGTTGTTTACATTTTTAACTCATACTTTCCATATCCATTATGAAAGGTGTTCAATGTGGGAACTTCAATTGGAAAAGTGGGATTCTGTGGCCAGGCAAATGATAAATTGTGGTGCTTAACGCATATTGAAACTTTGAGGTACATGCTATGCAATGGCCTTATGCCACTAGATATGATTGCATACAAATTTCTACAGCAATTTCTTACTTTTAATGCCTGCTTAGTGTCTGGGATTGGAATGAATCGAGAACTGAGGCAAACTTTGATAATGCACGAGCATTAGCATCCGAGAGCTGGACACTAGATCAAGTATGAGTTTTACCATTTTTGTTTTGTTACTAACTATATTGAGTGGAACAAAATCTCTACTAGTTGATTGTTATCTAAATTATCATCTACTTGACGGCAGGTTGACTACTTTGTTGACTGTCATTATTCACTTGAGGAGGATCGCCTATGGGTTATCGGAGGTACAAATGCAGGCACCTTTGGGTACTTCCCTGTAACACTTGGAAGCACAAAGACGATTGGATCTGCAGAGGCTGTGTTTCAAGGCGGCCATACAGGTATTGTGAGGAGCGTGTTGCCCATGTCCAGCGTGCCTGGCAAAACAAATAGTCGAGGCATTTTTGGATGGACAGGAGGCGAAGACGGTCGCATGTGTTGCTGGTTATCTGATGAATCTCCGGAGATGAACCGCTCCTGGGTATCTAGTACATTGGTCGAGAAATCGCATAAAACCCACAGGAAAAGACATAGTCCTTACTAAAAGTTGCACTTTTTTCTAATGTCAAATGTATGTGTTGTAATGTTTTATGAATCCTGTTTATGGGAAGATTAGGGTGCAAcgaaatgaatttttttatttattttcatctaCGGTCACAACAACATGAACAACGAATCAAATGAACAACGAATCAAATACAAGCATTTTATGTATGAAACTGTTATCCTAAATAGTAACCATCCAGATCAAAATATAGAATCACAGAAAATCCACGTACTTGGGCTGGTAATACTGAGATTAACATCGTAAAACCAAGCTACAAACAAAATAGTAAAACCAACGCATATTGCTCGGGCAGGCTTAATACATAATAGCTCGTTCGAGAAATTGAACTGGAAATAAAAATCTATTACGGTTGAAAGACAATGTCCCGTCACAAGTAGCAAGTGgtctaaaaaaaatagtacgACCACACACACTTCAGACTGGAGTGATCTGGCAACTTCATCGGCCTCGACCACCACCTGTCACAAAATAAGCAAAGCAATCAGTGCATCATCAAACCTTGTTGTAAGTCCATGAAATCATAAGTGAAAACAAAACATAGAGTTAAAGACAGACCTCTGTTTCCAGCAGCCCTTCCTCCAGCTCCACCCCTGCCTCGACCAGCACCTGCACCCCGGCCTCCTCCATCCTCCAAACCACGGCCCACACCTTTTGCTTTAGAGCCTTCTTCTCtacctcctcttcctcttccacGCCCCACTCCAGGTGGCCTTCTGTCTGTGAAATCACATAACATGTAGATTAGGTTTGAGTGAGGAAAATATAGTCAAACTAAATAAAAGATTACAAGTTGAGCTATATCTACTATGTctgggaaaagaaagaaaacacaAAAATGGTAACCATTTTACATGCAAAATAGTGAGTCAGACACATCCTTGCAAAATGTAAGGTGTGATGCCACAGAAAAATCCTAGAATGTGGACTCTTTACATTGCATAGCTCACAGAGGCATTACCAGAGCTGCTTTATGACTATCCtaattaaatatgaatctttcactacataaataaatttaataaaagctGAATCACGAAGAATTACCAGAACGGCTTTTTGTCTCTTCTTGAACTTTATCAATCACCTGAAAATGAGTCAAATTAATCAAAGTTAGAATAACTTCCAGGAAAacctatttatatatataatacatgcGTGTATATAAAGCATGCAAGCAACATTCATGAACATACTAAAAAATTATGTGACTGATCAATTGATAACAATTATTAGGAAGGGGGATAATAATGCTTCATATTTTAGCTACTCTACTAATCAGGCTTGCATATGCATGGATCTGTCTAAAGGCTACTTAGTTACTCCTGTCAGATATCTCATCAATAGCCTTGAAAATAGAGAGGGAACCCATTGACATCCCAAAACATAAGCTCCAGTTGGTATGGAAACAATCATAAGGTAAAGCAATAGCCAAAAGAAAGTTTTCGACCAATAATTCAGAAACTTTAAGAACTGATAATGGGCTGTTCGGAAGTTCCCAACTAAATGGAAGACCATTGGCATCAATTGACATCAACGGGAAGCAGCTGGGCAAAACTACAATAGCCTCACAACTTGCATCCATGGAAATAGTGATGAACTCAGTAAGCCAACCACAGATAGGAAACATTATTTTCAATGAACATGATGCATTAAAGAATACCTCATCCGGAACTCTGAGATACTTGATTGTATTACCCCTAACATAGCACTCTGGCATTCGCCAAAACCTATCTCCATCCTACATATGATTGAAACCATTCAACTGCATAATTAGATTACTTATGAAACATAGTAGTACACCAAGGAAAGACTTGAGACATGTACCTTTGAGGTGCAGATAACTTCACGGAGATGGATGTTCATCCAAGTGTCGCAGTTAACCAGGTGACCGTTGTATGTCTCCCCATTTTTCAGTTCTACCAACTATTAAACAAATTAGAAACCAAAACTCAGTCCAACTTTGTTCCATAATGTTTGCACCAGCAGTCTTATTTTAAGGTGATGAATACAATTTCATTAGTTTACATAATACACACACAAACGTAATGTAGCTATAACAGTGGCTGAAACTCATGAAACTTCTCtaataattgaaaagaaaacaaTACAGAACAAAATTGAGAGTTATGGCAAAATTGTACCATAGGGTGCCCTTGTGCGGACTTGAGCAACGAAAGCGGAAGCTGCAAAATTACCAAATAAATCAACCAAACTATAGTCAACAACCAAAACCCCCAAAACAACATAAACCCTAAATCTGCAAGACTTACCATCTTCTTTCGTTCTTTCTCGCAATGATAAATATAACTGCAAAATAGACGAGATAACAGCGTCATTAGAAGGTGGTGCGCATTCTAAATTCTCCAAGAAACTCGCAGAACCACacaaaaaagggggaaaagaaAAACAGAGCGAATTACTGATATAAATCAAAGTTAACAATAGCGAGTCGCGCAAACAAACCAAAGCTACGAACGATGGCGAGCGGTTATAAAAATGGCGGACTAGAGCAGTAGATCCTTTGgaactctccctctctccccttcttgtctctctctcgctcttctGTGTGACGAGTGACAGCTATGGTGAAGGAGGAAGAAGTAATGGAGAACAGCAAGCCCGAACCCTTTTCCTAATACTTTCAAATTCTAGACCTATGACTAGTAgcaattaattttgaatttactaTGTTACGTCGGTATTGATTTTGAATTTCTAAATGCAATTTACCTTAATTTTACAAAGattaatttactttttatttggtgaataaataaataaatttcagacataaaaaaaatatttatttaccctattttcatttaaaaatttaaGTGATTAGTtacctcttctttttttttgcgccttttgaaaattatcaaaatatagtTAAACCTTTACATCAATGAACAGATAGCACTATTGTGAAAAGGAAAATGGTATAATCGTACGAATAAATTGGTAACAATTGTATAAACCATAAGTGTCAATTAAGGGACTAATCATCAATGAACTAGTATTAATCATctcaccaaaataaaaaatgtcgGTATTTTTAAAATCTAGAATTCTTACAACAAACAAGTTTAATTAGTATTTTCAATACAAATATTATaagtgaaatgtgaaaagaATAAGTTTATGAGTTAATAACTCATGATCAAACATTTGTATGATTTGGATTTTTATGTGTACATATAAGTAATTGAATCACCCAATTGATGACTAAAATTTAGGCAACGGGAAAAGGAAGCACCCTTTTGTTTTGTCCATCTAAATGTAGTAGTATCCCAACCCCAAATGTTGTTTTCTTCATCAGCTAACATAGACAATACTATCACACCTTGCCAACACTTCTTCTATTGCTTTCATGCTTTAACTTTtctgaaattaaaattttcctcCTCCAATACTATATGTTGGAACAACATAATTTCTTAATTTACAAACAGTGACAAAATGGGGAAgaagtgtagtaatttaaatGTCGGACTCCACAGCTCCATCTCTTCGTCGTCTGTGCTTCTACGTCGTACGTCACAGCTCCATCTCTTCGTCGTCTGTGTTTCTATGCAGAGTTGTCAAGTCGACCAAGTGACGCATTGTTGGTCTGCCGTGTGGACAGTTCCAAGGAGATTTGAGGGTCGCCAGATGTTGTAAGATCTGAATGAAGCATGTAATCACTCATCAAAACATGCAAGAGAAAAATACCTATATGGTTTGGTAAGAGTAGTTGAATCCACACAAATGATTTCTAGATTGAATACCTTGTACATGTCGTTCCTCCCCAATGAATCTCCGATCATAACAGACGACCTGCAAGCACGTGAAGCTAGCATCGCACGTAATCTGGGGGGGCAAACTGAATCACTGCTGTCTGATCGGTAACTCCCAATCATCACGCATTCTCCATCACTGTCCGACAGAATCGAAATAAGATCCTTGATATCTGTATCAAACCAAACCACAATATTTAACTCAACACAAGCTTGGCTGCCTTATGGGAACTACAATGCTCAAACTTATTTCTATTAAGAGATAATGCAATTGAATTGGAGAATTTTTCTTATAGCAGACCACTAGTGAATGCAAAACAAAGAGGAAAGCAACCGCACCttcaaaccttttgaaaaaGGAATCCATAATCCACATAACATGGAAGCAAAAGGCTACAGCAAAATGTAAAGACTGTACATAGAAGACTTCACTATTACCTGCAACCCCAAAAGTTATATTTTTGCTGAAAGGAACCGCTTTTAGTACAAAACGATGTCCACAAGGAGCCTGATCATCTTCCTCCAATGAGAAGCCATTTTTCCTGATAATTGAGAAATCTTATCAATGGCAAGCCACATCGGATATTCACTACTGCCAGAGAGCAAACAAGTCAACATAAAAAGATAATCTGGAATAAAGGAACCAGAATGTGGAATGTAAAGCTCCAGTATTAGTTTGCACTAGAAAGCCTAAAATGCTAGTGACATGGAATtctccaaataataataataatgcagaACAAGAAGCTCAAAGAATCTTACTAGCGCTATCAAATCTACAGCATtaaaaaacacacaaaaatCAGCTCATTCGCTATTTAGATGTCGGTAAATTACGAATATCTCAAAACTGATAGACATGCAAAGTCTGGCCCCAGCTTACAATACTGTAAGCATGATCTATGAGCTAAAGAACCCACACAAGAACATAAAGCAAGGCAAAGTAAGTAGAGAACTAACACCTGAAGATATCCATGTACATGGAGATGACTATCTCTTCTTCAGGAGCTAACTCCATTCTTAATGGCCTGATAGGAAAAGATATGGGAACCTCTCTTAGAATGTTACGCATAACAAAGTGAAAGGCATTGCACAAATCAAATATACTAGTGTAAAATTTAAAACATGAGTTCTAGAAAGCAGTAACAAATACAGGAATAGGTTGTGTAGGTGACATGTACACAGTCAGAAGCAGCTGATacaagaagaaaagaaaaagcaaaagaAATAAGCAAGAATAAGGAAGGCAGGGGAAAGCAGAACACGACTAGTATTACAAGTATTACAATCAAAACATCATCTACCAAACTCAAATAAAAAGGGTAGACTTCTTAGCATCTTATTCATGGCATAATTTTTCACAGTTATGTTTCAATAACTTAAAATCTCAATATCGTCTTAATGGGCATGACACTGACACGTAATCGAATCAATGTGTGCCAATTCAATTTCCAGATTATTGACCAAGCGCCTTACCGGAGTAAAGGTTGTTGGTTCAAAACGGTTGTTTGTGACAGACGCTCATAGTTGTATTTTTCATCTGCAGCATGCTGATGCAAAGGCACAGTAAACCAAACAACCTTGATTGTTCAAATAAACAATTGCACTTGTTTATTGAGTCACTCTTACAGAGAAGAAAATTACCTGATCCACAATGAAAAGGTCCTGATCTATTTTTCCAATAATAAACCCGAGGTTAAATTGTCCAATCACCTGCAGGTGAAGATGGAAATTAGTGAGATGAGAACATATATCTTTCTGGCTGGTATTGAATCAAGTAAGGCTTGAACAAGTACTGATGATGGTAAATGTTATGGGATCATTCATGTAGAGACCTTCATGTGTTTAAAGTCTTCTTTCTTAAATAGTCTTTCCAGCTCATTGGTAGCAGCAGCTAAGGCTTTGGCCTTGCCCTCCTCAGTTACTCCTTCGGCAAGCTCGAGTGAAGCTGCATCAAAACCCCTAGAGAAAAAAAGACAGATGAGTTAACTGCAAAATGTCCAGTTATAGTTTTCAGCATCGTTGAACGTTATATGAGTTAACTTGAATTAACTTCCTATATACCCTAGTGACTTTATACTTCCAGATGTATGGCTGATATATTTGAGTCTTGACagcctcttcttcctcctcgACATCAAATCATCAAAGCTAAACTGCAATGTGAAACCGACCTTTGAACCAGAGCAAACCACTGGAGCATTCGTTGATGGACCTAAAGATTGTAATGGAGTGTCGGCATCTGGAAGGTCAAGAGGTATACATTGAGAATTTGCACTAACTGAAGCAGTTGTTGGTACAGAATCATCATCCAGAACACTCACTTGAGCTCTCTGCTCCTGCAATTTCATTTATCAATCATAAAGTATAATTGATTGTCAAATACTTGAGAACTTATTCAGAGTATGTGTTCTCTTTATCCAACATGTTCAACAAATTCTTTAAAAAACCTTTATAAGAAAAATACCCAAGTTCTTCAACAAATTCAGCATGACATGTTTAGTTTGAGAACTTATGCAGAGCATGAATTCTCTTTATCCATAATTACAAGAAATTACCACCACGTAAATTTGATTGGAGAGGGATACAGAGGATTATGCACCTCATTAGCTCTATTTTGCTTCTTCTCTGAACAAACTAACAGAACGCTTGTATCACCATCATTCCTGCCGACACTTAGGTTTCTGTCCCCACAAGGAAGTAGAACACTCTTATCTGATTCATGAAAGACGCTATCGGTACTTGAAATTTTGACCGGGAGAGTCTCATTGATATTATTGTAGTCATCTATTTCAATGAAATTTCCTGGAGAGCTTGGAGATGGAGTGCGCTTCAAAGAGCTGCCCAATCTTAGTCTAGCTGCACTAGGTTCACTTCTAAGCAGTGGGATTTCAGATAGCGCAGTTTCAACACTTTCATGCTTCCTCTTATTTACAGTTACAAATTTGTTGAGTGACATCTGTACAGTGCTTGAGCGCCCAAGTAACTTTTCACAGCAAGGACTACCTTTCTTGGTCGATGTAGACTGTAGataagtatgtttatctatTTTGTCAGCTACAGAATCCATAATTTGCTTATCAGGTGTTACAGAAAAGTTGCTCTTCTCATGACCATGTACTCTGGGTGGTATCCCTCCACTAGTCTGTTTCATCTCCTCGCTGGACAATTCTCTTAGGTTATCTGTAACTGTGGGTGGGATACCGCCACTTTTTGTGTATAATTCATCTTCTATTTCCTCAGGAACCACACTGCTGTCAGGCAATAATTGCTTTGAAGGCGTGACATATCCATGGTCGCTCTCATTAAGTTCGTCCACTCTGTTAACTGAATAACTTGCCTCATCTGAAGAATAAAACTTCCCCAAAGCTTCTCTTAAGGATTTCAATATGGAAGTTTCATCAgagaaaaatattttccttttatcGGGAGTAACATTTACATCATATGCTCGAGTGGGCACAGAAAAGTTCATAATGACAATTGGATATTGTCTAGAATTAGCACCTCTATATAACTCGTTAACAAGCTTGCCAACTTTGGGCATATCAACTGGACGACCATTAACAAAGAAGAATTGCCGATCCCCTAAATTCCGCCCACTTCCATATCCGGGCCTGGATACAAACCCATCAACCATGCAACTATCTGATATGTTAAGTGTCAGAGGCTCTAAACAAGAAAAAGTACTTGAGCCAAACACCATAATGATATTCTCTTTAAGGGACCCATTGCCCTGGGTCTTCAGCACTACAGACCTTGAATTTTTTCCAGTGGTATTGGTGCAAACTATTCTAACTCCTTTAGCAATTACAGCATAGGCCTGAAAACCAAATTCACAACAACCATGCAGGCGTTTGAGATATAGATATTACATTCTACACAAATAGAAAATGGTGAAATAATTGAACCTTCTGATTCCTAACATATACAAATGAACAGGAACAAATTCTTACCAATGAAATAAATGCTGCTCATTTATGTCAACTTAAAAAAACACTTAATAAAAGCAACATCCAGCCCAAAAGTATAGTCATAGATAAACATGGTCAATCTAGAGAACCCACTGGCCAGTAGCACCTAAATGAGAAATCGCAATGAACCACGGAATAGATAAATGAAAGCAAGAAGACTCACGTTTAACAAGCTGATTAATTTTCCATATTCCTTCCGAATATTTCTACGGAATTCTTTGCTCCTCACAGGAAGACTGGAAAACAAATTCTTGACAGTAACCGTTGTACCTACTTGACGTGCAGTTTTCCTCTCAGCTGTCATAACACCCATGTGATTAAATGTCAGGTGTGTTGCAACAACATCATCAATTGTCCGTGTCTCCACA is a window encoding:
- the LOC131000445 gene encoding WD repeat-containing protein GTS1; amino-acid sequence: MVMYDKTIHSNLRKNPSSNEKPPRRNRTRKRKKESMEIAEEMEIEEKTPTPSPSNFKRFGLKNSIQTNFGDDYVFEIVAKDDWTSIAVSLSTNAVKLYSPQTGQYLGECSGHSSTINKISFAGPSSPHVLYSCSSDSTIRAWDSRSFQQVACISAGPSEEVFSFSFGGADGNLIAAGCNSQILVWDWRTMKQTACLEESHMEDVTQVHFVPGHQNKLLSASVDGLMCLFDTSGEINDDDHMVSVFNVGTSIGKVGFCGQANDKLWCLTHIETLSVWDWNESRTEANFDNARALASESWTLDQVDYFVDCHYSLEEDRLWVIGGTNAGTFGYFPVTLGSTKTIGSAEAVFQGGHTGIVRSVLPMSSVPGKTNSRGIFGWTGGEDGRMCCWLSDESPEMNRSWVSSTLVEKSHKTHRKRHSPY
- the LOC131000447 gene encoding sm-like protein LSM4 isoform X2, which encodes MLPLSLLKSAQGHPMLVELKNGETYNGHLVNCDTWMNIHLREVICTSKDGDRFWRMPECYVRGNTIKYLRVPDEVIDKVQEETKSRSDRRPPGVGRGRGRGGREEGSKAKGVGRGLEDGGGRGAGAGRGRGGAGGRAAGNRGGGRGR
- the LOC131000447 gene encoding sm-like protein LSM4 isoform X1, whose amino-acid sequence is MLPLSLLKSAQGHPMLVELKNGETYNGHLVNCDTWMNIHLREVICTSKDGDRFWRMPECYVRGNTIKYLRVPDEVIDKVQEETKSRSDRRPPGVGRGRGRGGREEGSKAKGVGRGLEDGGGRGAGAGRGRGGAGGRAAGNRGLSLTLCFVFTYDFMDLQQGLMMH
- the LOC131000449 gene encoding DNA mismatch repair protein PMS1 isoform X1, whose protein sequence is MEVGTQKSPVIRPINKCVVHRICAGQVILDLSSAVKELVENSLDAGATSVEIALKEYGLESFQVIDNGAGISSQNFKVLALKHHTSKLLDFPDLQSLTTFGFRGEALSSLCSLGELTVETRTIDDVVATHLTFNHMGVMTAERKTARQVGTTVTVKNLFSSLPVRSKEFRRNIRKEYGKLISLLNAYAVIAKGVRIVCTNTTGKNSRSVVLKTQGNGSLKENIIMVFGSSTFSCLEPLTLNISDSCMVDGFVSRPGYGSGRNLGDRQFFFVNGRPVDMPKVGKLVNELYRGANSRQYPIVIMNFSVPTRAYDVNVTPDKRKIFFSDETSILKSLREALGKFYSSDEASYSVNRVDELNESDHGYVTPSKQLLPDSSVVPEEIEDELYTKSGGIPPTVTDNLRELSSEEMKQTSGGIPPRVHGHEKSNFSVTPDKQIMDSVADKIDKHTYLQSTSTKKGSPCCEKLLGRSSTVQMSLNKFVTVNKRKHESVETALSEIPLLRSEPSAARLRLGSSLKRTPSPSSPGNFIEIDDYNNINETLPVKISSTDSVFHESDKSVLLPCGDRNLSVGRNDGDTSVLLVCSEKKQNRANEEQRAQVSVLDDDSVPTTASVSANSQCIPLDLPDADTPLQSLGPSTNAPVVCSGSKVGFTLQFSFDDLMSRRKKRLSRLKYISHTSGSIKSLGGFDAASLELAEGVTEEGKAKALAAATNELERLFKKEDFKHMKVIGQFNLGFIIGKIDQDLFIVDQHAADEKYNYERLSQTTVLNQQPLLRPLRMELAPEEEIVISMYMDIFRKNGFSLEEDDQAPCGHRFVLKAVPFSKNITFGVADIKDLISILSDSDGECVMIGSYRSDSSDSVCPPRLRAMLASRACRSSVMIGDSLGRNDMYKILQHLATLKSPWNCPHGRPTMRHLVDLTTLHRNTDDEEMEL
- the LOC131000449 gene encoding DNA mismatch repair protein PMS1 isoform X2, translated to MEVGTQKSPVIRPINKCVVHRICAGQVILDLSSAVKELVENSLDAGATSVEIALKEYGLESFQVIDNGAGISSQNFKVLALKHHTSKLLDFPDLQSLTTFGFRGEALSSLCSLGELTVETRTIDDVVATHLTFNHMGVMTAERKTARQVGTTVTVKNLFSSLPVRSKEFRRNIRKEYGKLISLLNAYAVIAKGVRIVCTNTTGKNSRSVVLKTQGNGSLKENIIMVFGSSTFSCLEPLTLNISDSCMVDGFVSRPGYGSGRNLGDRQFFFVNGRPVDMPKVGKLVNELYRGANSRQYPIVIMNFSVPTRAYDVNVTPDKRKIFFSDETSILKSLREALGKFYSSDEASYSVNRVDELNESDHGYVTPSKQLLPDSSVVPEEIEDELYTKSGGIPPTVTDNLRELSSEEMKQTSGGIPPRVHGHEKSNFSVTPDKQIMDSVADKIDKHTYLQSTSTKKGSPCCEKLLGRSSTVQMSLNKFVTVNKRKHESVETALSEIPLLRSEPSAARLRLGSSLKRTPSPSSPGNFIEIDDYNNINETLPVKISSTDSVFHESDKSVLLPCGDRNLSVGRNDGDTSVLLVCSEKKQNRANEEQRAQVSVLDDDSVPTTASVSANSQCIPLDLPDADTPLQSLGPSTNAPVVCSGSKVGFTLQFSFDDLMSRRKKRLSRLKYISHTSGSIKSLGGFDAASLELAEGVTEEGKAKALAAATNELERLFKKEDFKHMKVIGQFNLGFIIGKIDQDLFIVDQHAADEKYNYERLSQTTVLNQQPLLRPLRMELAPEEEIVISMYMDIFRKNGFSLEEDDQAPCGHRFVLKAVPFSKNITFGVAVMENA